From the genome of Impatiens glandulifera chromosome 9, dImpGla2.1, whole genome shotgun sequence, one region includes:
- the LOC124916330 gene encoding stemmadenine O-acetyltransferase-like, which translates to MAELKIKVLSNEFVRPSSPTNYPFKKYHLSLLDQSIPRFFIPSILYYQATSTTTTTQHELISSRLRESLSQTLTKFYPFAGRLNRADNSIDCNDMGVRYLEAKVDSNISEVIECHEARMVDPLIPNSMGNDEEEDEIFAIQVNYFNCGGIAIGTYIPHQIADGVSFFTFIKSWAAISCQHDINIINTLKPSFVSSSLFPPKENHDYNPLSEDWKETLVTRRFVFDASHITSIREKARIDHDYLIPTRVEAVSAFIWKYATVDKPGKQYIATHNVNLRSRMVPPLSEHAIGNLFGVAYAYCSYEDSNDLAVMGRKVREGIRRIDDEYIRRIRGDEGYEVMIDNWMKMGELVTSEEANFFRFSSWCRFPIYDVDFGMGKPVWASIGSLNIKNSAFLMDSKCGNGVDAWVTMNQQDMARLSACFC; encoded by the coding sequence ATGGCAGAGTTGAAGATCAAAGTTTTATCAAATGAGTTTGTGAGACCATCATCTCCCACCAATTATCCTTTCAAAAAATATCACCTCTCCCTGTTGGATCAATCTATTCCCCGTTTCTTCATCCCCTCAATTCTCTATTACCAAGCCActtccaccaccaccaccacacAACATGAACTGATCTCTTCCCGCCTTAGAGAATCACTCTCCCAAACCTTGACCAAGTTCTACCCTTTCGCAGGGCGGCTCAATAGAGCCGACAACTCCATAGACTGCAACGACATGGGCGTTCGATATTTAGAGGCAAAAGTCGATTCCAATATCTCCGAGGTGATCGAGTGCCATGAAGCACGAATGGTTGATCCACTCATACCCAACTCCATGggaaatgatgaagaagaagatgagattTTCGCAATTCAAGTTAACTACTTCAACTGCGGAGGCATTGCAATTGGCACTTACATCCCACATCAGATTGCAGACGGGGTCTCTTTTTTCACATTCATAAAGTCGTGGGCTGCAATATCTTGCCAACATGATATTAACATCATTAATACCCTGAAGCCGAGCTTCGTATCATCATCCCTCTTCCCGCCAAAGGAGAACCATGACTACAATCCACTATCCGAAGACTGGAAAGAGACCCTAGTCACGAGGAGGTTTGTTTTTGACGCAAGTCATATAACTTCAATCAGAGAAAAGGCGAGAATTGATCATGATTATCTCATTCCCACCCGAGTGGAAGCAGTATCGGCTTTCATATGGAAGTATGCTACGGTTGATAAGCCCGGTAAACAATACATCGCAACTCACAATGTGAATCTAAGGAGCCGAATGGTGCCTCCATTGTCGGAGCATGCTATAGGGAATCTCTTTGGGGTGGCATATGCATATTGCAGCTATGAAGACTCAAATGATTTAGCAGTGATGGGAAGGAAGGTGAGGGAAGGAATTCGGAGAATTGACGACGAGTACATAAGGCGGATTCGAGGGGACGAGGGGTATGAGGTGATGATTGATAATTGGATGAAGATGGGGGAACTAGTGACAAGCGAGGAAGCAAATTTCTTCAGATTCAGCAGTTGGTGCAGGTTTCCAATTTATGATGTTGATTTTGGCATGGGGAAACCTGTTTGGGCGAGCATAGGGAGCTTGAACATCAAGAACTCCGCTTTTCTAATGGATTCCAAATGCGGAAATGGAGTAGACGCCTGGGTTACTATGAATCAACAAGATATGGCTCGCCTTTCAGCTTGCTTTTGTTAG